The proteins below are encoded in one region of Pseudomonadota bacterium:
- a CDS encoding response regulator, with amino-acid sequence MAKKILVADDEPYVLRSIEYTLSRAGYNVLTAVDGEEALGRIRSEKPDLVFLDIQMPRMDGNEVCKVLRSDPEHKDLYVIVITAKGQESERLYSLQCGASEYITKPFSPRKMAERVKEILGE; translated from the coding sequence ATGGCGAAGAAGATACTGGTGGCGGACGACGAGCCGTACGTGCTGCGATCGATCGAGTACACCCTGTCGCGCGCGGGGTACAACGTGCTCACCGCGGTCGATGGCGAAGAGGCGCTGGGCCGGATCAGAAGCGAGAAGCCGGACCTCGTCTTCCTCGACATCCAGATGCCCCGCATGGATGGCAACGAGGTGTGCAAGGTTCTGCGCTCCGACCCCGAGCACAAGGATCTCTACGTCATCGTGATCACCGCCAAGGGACAGGAGTCCGAGCGTCTGTACTCCCTGCAGTGTGGGGCCAGCGAGTACATCACCAAGCCGTTCAGCCCGCGCAAGATGGCCGAGCGGGTGAAGGAGATACTGGGCGAATGA